A genomic stretch from Scatophagus argus isolate fScaArg1 chromosome 19, fScaArg1.pri, whole genome shotgun sequence includes:
- the zc3h14 gene encoding zinc finger CCCH domain-containing protein 14 isoform X3: MEIGAEISKKIRAAIKGKLQELGAYIDEELPDYIMVMVANKKTSQQMADDLSLFLGSNTIKFTAWLQGVLEKLRSVAVEPASLKHQLQSDSGTGTGKSRASVSEDSRAEESKVPTASSSRSDRNEARVSSSAHESRRGTMEKTSSRLTSAVKPRMEMLPSEAVIDIKPEMDDDLIAEDPVEIGANHGLTRGNASRPTAEIYRPGQSKFTSVGIGACRPTEGSSHSRQQDSRGIRTSRTGSSKQEDFSRKRKAPVASSVVRVNRVEDEDSDDLEDEDTGYGGRGLSSRVSLPSKPERKPTLPPAKQANRNLILKAISEAQDSITKTTAYPTIPQRQTVPVAPRTRLASSEEMSAAIQLVQEHLHSLAPRVPTYATTGLPPPRTPAPVRSLASRLQLDLAESSDVGEQSDCGSEAKTFDTRSFIMSRPQLQEPPARNQQRLQAKEEVHSALPRTVQASKERGDTESPKFIVTLDGVPSPLGNLADAEMDLDDVRPLTKGTDGPREPKLSVLHRLQGGVTSSEDDVMDVDVAEEDSAPLKKQKVMERCKFWPVCKSGDECMYHHPTTQCKTFPSCKFGDKCLFVHPNCKYDARCTKSDCPFTHVSRRSTAAPPPRPAQPVQVTSVCRFYPDCKKMECAFYHPKPCRFAAQCKRVGCTFYHPTTSVPPRHALKWTKTQSS; this comes from the exons atggAGATCGGGGCGGAGATCAGCAAGAAAATTAGA GCTGCTATCAAGGGCAAACTTCAAGAGCTCGGGGCATATATTG ACGAGGAGCTCCCTGACTATATTATGGTGATGGTAGCAAACAAGAAAACCTCCCAGCAGATGGCTGACGATCTCTCCCTTTTCCTTGGAAGCAACACGATTAAATTCACAGCCTG GCTACAGGGTGTGCTAGAGAAGTTAAGATCTGTGGCTGTTG AGCCTGCATCCCTCAAACATCAGCTCCAGTCTGACAGCGGTACTGGGACTGGGAAGAGTCGAGCATCTGTGAGtgaagacagcagagcagaggagtcGAAGGTGCCGACAGCGTCCAGCTCACGTTCTGATAGGAATGAAGCACGTGTGTCCAGCTCTGCTCATGAAAGCAG GAGAGGCACCATGGAGAAGACTTCCTCCCGACTTACCTCCGCTGTTAAGCCTCGCATGGAGATGCTCCCCTCAGAGGCAGTTATCGACATCAAACCAGAGATGGATGACGACCTCATCGCTGAGGACCCTGTAGAAATAGGCGCCAACCATGGTCTAACACGTGGCAACGCCAGTCGACCCACAGCTGAAATCTACAGACCGGGTCAGAGCAAATTCACATCAGTTGGCATTGGTGCATGTCGCCCCACAGAGGGATCTTctcacagcaggcagcaggacagcagaGGCATCAGAACCTCCAGAACCGGATCCAGTAAG CAGGAGGATTTTTCACGGAAACGTAAGGCGCCAGTAGCGAGTTCAGTGGTGCGAGTGAACCGTGTGGAGGATGAGGACAGTGACGACTTGGAAGACGAGGATACAGGCTACGGAGGAAGAGGCCTGTCCAGTAGAGTTTCCCTACCCTCCAAACCAGAACGCAA ACCTACTCTTCCTCCAGCCAAGCAAGCCAACAGGAATCTAATACTCAAGGCCATCTCTGAAGCTCAGGATTCAATCACCAAAACCACAGCCTACCCCACAA TACCACAGAGGCAGACTGTTCCTGTGGCACCTCGTACTCGCTTGGCCAGCAGTGAAGAGATGAGTGCAGCCATCCAGCTGGTCCAGGAGCACCTCCACAGCCTGGCTCCAAGGGTCCCGACTTACGCAACTACAGGACTACCTCCTCCCAGAACACCTG CTCCAGTGAGATCTTTAGCTTCACGCCTCCAGTTGGACTTAGCAGAGAGCAGTGATGTAGGAGAGCAGAGTGACTGTG GCAGTGAGGCCAAGACATTTGATACTCGCTCCTTCATTATGAGTCGCCCGCAACTTCAGGAGCCTCCAGCTAGAAACCAGCAGCGTCTTCAGGCCAAAGAGGAAGTCCACTCTGCTTTACCACGCACTGTCCAAGCCAG TAAGGAGAGAGGCGACACTGAAAGCCCCAAGTTCATAGTGACATTAGACGGGGTACCGAGCCCGCTGGGGAACCTCGCAGACGCTGAGATGGATCTGGATGACGTCAGACCGCTCACAAAGGGCACTGACGGACCCAGGGAGCCCAAACTCAGTGTCCTTCACCGACTACAGGGAGGAGTCACATCATCTGAAG ATGACGTGATGGACGTTGATGTAGCAGAGGAGGATAGCGCTCCTTTAAAGAAACAGAAGGTGATGGAAAGATGCAAGTTCTGGCCAGTCTGTAAAAGTGGAGATGAGTGCATGTACCATCACCCTACAACACAGTGCAA gACTTTTCCCAGCTGCAAGTTCGGGGATAAATGCCTTTTTGTCCATCCTAATTGTAAATACGACGCCAGGTGCACCAAGTCTGACTGTCCCTTCACTCACGTCAGCCGCAGGAGCACAGCTGCTCCTCCGCCCAGGCCAG CTCAGCCAGTGCAGGTCACGAGTGTGTGTCGCTTCTACCCAGACTGCAAGAAGATGGAGTGTGCGTTTTATCATCCCAAG CCTTGTCGCTTCGCGGCGCAGTGCAAACGAGTTGGATGTACTTTCTATCACCCGACCACATCTGTGCCTCCGAGACACGCCCTGAagtggacaaaaacacagagcag CTAA
- the zc3h14 gene encoding zinc finger CCCH domain-containing protein 14 isoform X2, whose translation MEIGAEISKKIRAAIKGKLQELGAYIDEELPDYIMVMVANKKTSQQMADDLSLFLGSNTIKFTAWLQGVLEKLRSVAVEPASLKHQLQSDSGTGTGKSRASVSEDSRAEESKVPTASSSRSDRNEARVSSSAHESRRGTMEKTSSRLTSAVKPRMEMLPSEAVIDIKPEMDDDLIAEDPVEIGANHGLTRGNASRPTAEIYRPGQSKFTSVGIGACRPTEGSSHSRQQDSRGIRTSRTGSSKEDFSRKRKAPVASSVVRVNRVEDEDSDDLEDEDTGYGGRGLSSRVSLPSKPERKPTLPPAKQANRNLILKAISEAQDSITKTTAYPTIPQRQTVPVAPRTRLASSEEMSAAIQLVQEHLHSLAPRVPTYATTGLPPPRTPAPVRSLASRLQLDLAESSDVGEQSDCGSEAKTFDTRSFIMSRPQLQEPPARNQQRLQAKEEVHSALPRTVQASKERGDTESPKFIVTLDGVPSPLGNLADAEMDLDDVRPLTKGTDGPREPKLSVLHRLQGGVTSSEDDVMDVDVAEEDSAPLKKQKVMERCKFWPVCKSGDECMYHHPTTQCKTFPSCKFGDKCLFVHPNCKYDARCTKSDCPFTHVSRRSTAAPPPRPAAQPVQVTSVCRFYPDCKKMECAFYHPKPCRFAAQCKRVGCTFYHPTTSVPPRHALKWTKTQSS comes from the exons atggAGATCGGGGCGGAGATCAGCAAGAAAATTAGA GCTGCTATCAAGGGCAAACTTCAAGAGCTCGGGGCATATATTG ACGAGGAGCTCCCTGACTATATTATGGTGATGGTAGCAAACAAGAAAACCTCCCAGCAGATGGCTGACGATCTCTCCCTTTTCCTTGGAAGCAACACGATTAAATTCACAGCCTG GCTACAGGGTGTGCTAGAGAAGTTAAGATCTGTGGCTGTTG AGCCTGCATCCCTCAAACATCAGCTCCAGTCTGACAGCGGTACTGGGACTGGGAAGAGTCGAGCATCTGTGAGtgaagacagcagagcagaggagtcGAAGGTGCCGACAGCGTCCAGCTCACGTTCTGATAGGAATGAAGCACGTGTGTCCAGCTCTGCTCATGAAAGCAG GAGAGGCACCATGGAGAAGACTTCCTCCCGACTTACCTCCGCTGTTAAGCCTCGCATGGAGATGCTCCCCTCAGAGGCAGTTATCGACATCAAACCAGAGATGGATGACGACCTCATCGCTGAGGACCCTGTAGAAATAGGCGCCAACCATGGTCTAACACGTGGCAACGCCAGTCGACCCACAGCTGAAATCTACAGACCGGGTCAGAGCAAATTCACATCAGTTGGCATTGGTGCATGTCGCCCCACAGAGGGATCTTctcacagcaggcagcaggacagcagaGGCATCAGAACCTCCAGAACCGGATCCAGTAAG GAGGATTTTTCACGGAAACGTAAGGCGCCAGTAGCGAGTTCAGTGGTGCGAGTGAACCGTGTGGAGGATGAGGACAGTGACGACTTGGAAGACGAGGATACAGGCTACGGAGGAAGAGGCCTGTCCAGTAGAGTTTCCCTACCCTCCAAACCAGAACGCAA ACCTACTCTTCCTCCAGCCAAGCAAGCCAACAGGAATCTAATACTCAAGGCCATCTCTGAAGCTCAGGATTCAATCACCAAAACCACAGCCTACCCCACAA TACCACAGAGGCAGACTGTTCCTGTGGCACCTCGTACTCGCTTGGCCAGCAGTGAAGAGATGAGTGCAGCCATCCAGCTGGTCCAGGAGCACCTCCACAGCCTGGCTCCAAGGGTCCCGACTTACGCAACTACAGGACTACCTCCTCCCAGAACACCTG CTCCAGTGAGATCTTTAGCTTCACGCCTCCAGTTGGACTTAGCAGAGAGCAGTGATGTAGGAGAGCAGAGTGACTGTG GCAGTGAGGCCAAGACATTTGATACTCGCTCCTTCATTATGAGTCGCCCGCAACTTCAGGAGCCTCCAGCTAGAAACCAGCAGCGTCTTCAGGCCAAAGAGGAAGTCCACTCTGCTTTACCACGCACTGTCCAAGCCAG TAAGGAGAGAGGCGACACTGAAAGCCCCAAGTTCATAGTGACATTAGACGGGGTACCGAGCCCGCTGGGGAACCTCGCAGACGCTGAGATGGATCTGGATGACGTCAGACCGCTCACAAAGGGCACTGACGGACCCAGGGAGCCCAAACTCAGTGTCCTTCACCGACTACAGGGAGGAGTCACATCATCTGAAG ATGACGTGATGGACGTTGATGTAGCAGAGGAGGATAGCGCTCCTTTAAAGAAACAGAAGGTGATGGAAAGATGCAAGTTCTGGCCAGTCTGTAAAAGTGGAGATGAGTGCATGTACCATCACCCTACAACACAGTGCAA gACTTTTCCCAGCTGCAAGTTCGGGGATAAATGCCTTTTTGTCCATCCTAATTGTAAATACGACGCCAGGTGCACCAAGTCTGACTGTCCCTTCACTCACGTCAGCCGCAGGAGCACAGCTGCTCCTCCGCCCAGGCCAG CAGCTCAGCCAGTGCAGGTCACGAGTGTGTGTCGCTTCTACCCAGACTGCAAGAAGATGGAGTGTGCGTTTTATCATCCCAAG CCTTGTCGCTTCGCGGCGCAGTGCAAACGAGTTGGATGTACTTTCTATCACCCGACCACATCTGTGCCTCCGAGACACGCCCTGAagtggacaaaaacacagagcag CTAA
- the zc3h14 gene encoding zinc finger CCCH domain-containing protein 14 isoform X1, producing the protein MEIGAEISKKIRAAIKGKLQELGAYIDEELPDYIMVMVANKKTSQQMADDLSLFLGSNTIKFTAWLQGVLEKLRSVAVEPASLKHQLQSDSGTGTGKSRASVSEDSRAEESKVPTASSSRSDRNEARVSSSAHESRRGTMEKTSSRLTSAVKPRMEMLPSEAVIDIKPEMDDDLIAEDPVEIGANHGLTRGNASRPTAEIYRPGQSKFTSVGIGACRPTEGSSHSRQQDSRGIRTSRTGSSKQEDFSRKRKAPVASSVVRVNRVEDEDSDDLEDEDTGYGGRGLSSRVSLPSKPERKPTLPPAKQANRNLILKAISEAQDSITKTTAYPTIPQRQTVPVAPRTRLASSEEMSAAIQLVQEHLHSLAPRVPTYATTGLPPPRTPAPVRSLASRLQLDLAESSDVGEQSDCGSEAKTFDTRSFIMSRPQLQEPPARNQQRLQAKEEVHSALPRTVQASKERGDTESPKFIVTLDGVPSPLGNLADAEMDLDDVRPLTKGTDGPREPKLSVLHRLQGGVTSSEDDVMDVDVAEEDSAPLKKQKVMERCKFWPVCKSGDECMYHHPTTQCKTFPSCKFGDKCLFVHPNCKYDARCTKSDCPFTHVSRRSTAAPPPRPAAQPVQVTSVCRFYPDCKKMECAFYHPKPCRFAAQCKRVGCTFYHPTTSVPPRHALKWTKTQSS; encoded by the exons atggAGATCGGGGCGGAGATCAGCAAGAAAATTAGA GCTGCTATCAAGGGCAAACTTCAAGAGCTCGGGGCATATATTG ACGAGGAGCTCCCTGACTATATTATGGTGATGGTAGCAAACAAGAAAACCTCCCAGCAGATGGCTGACGATCTCTCCCTTTTCCTTGGAAGCAACACGATTAAATTCACAGCCTG GCTACAGGGTGTGCTAGAGAAGTTAAGATCTGTGGCTGTTG AGCCTGCATCCCTCAAACATCAGCTCCAGTCTGACAGCGGTACTGGGACTGGGAAGAGTCGAGCATCTGTGAGtgaagacagcagagcagaggagtcGAAGGTGCCGACAGCGTCCAGCTCACGTTCTGATAGGAATGAAGCACGTGTGTCCAGCTCTGCTCATGAAAGCAG GAGAGGCACCATGGAGAAGACTTCCTCCCGACTTACCTCCGCTGTTAAGCCTCGCATGGAGATGCTCCCCTCAGAGGCAGTTATCGACATCAAACCAGAGATGGATGACGACCTCATCGCTGAGGACCCTGTAGAAATAGGCGCCAACCATGGTCTAACACGTGGCAACGCCAGTCGACCCACAGCTGAAATCTACAGACCGGGTCAGAGCAAATTCACATCAGTTGGCATTGGTGCATGTCGCCCCACAGAGGGATCTTctcacagcaggcagcaggacagcagaGGCATCAGAACCTCCAGAACCGGATCCAGTAAG CAGGAGGATTTTTCACGGAAACGTAAGGCGCCAGTAGCGAGTTCAGTGGTGCGAGTGAACCGTGTGGAGGATGAGGACAGTGACGACTTGGAAGACGAGGATACAGGCTACGGAGGAAGAGGCCTGTCCAGTAGAGTTTCCCTACCCTCCAAACCAGAACGCAA ACCTACTCTTCCTCCAGCCAAGCAAGCCAACAGGAATCTAATACTCAAGGCCATCTCTGAAGCTCAGGATTCAATCACCAAAACCACAGCCTACCCCACAA TACCACAGAGGCAGACTGTTCCTGTGGCACCTCGTACTCGCTTGGCCAGCAGTGAAGAGATGAGTGCAGCCATCCAGCTGGTCCAGGAGCACCTCCACAGCCTGGCTCCAAGGGTCCCGACTTACGCAACTACAGGACTACCTCCTCCCAGAACACCTG CTCCAGTGAGATCTTTAGCTTCACGCCTCCAGTTGGACTTAGCAGAGAGCAGTGATGTAGGAGAGCAGAGTGACTGTG GCAGTGAGGCCAAGACATTTGATACTCGCTCCTTCATTATGAGTCGCCCGCAACTTCAGGAGCCTCCAGCTAGAAACCAGCAGCGTCTTCAGGCCAAAGAGGAAGTCCACTCTGCTTTACCACGCACTGTCCAAGCCAG TAAGGAGAGAGGCGACACTGAAAGCCCCAAGTTCATAGTGACATTAGACGGGGTACCGAGCCCGCTGGGGAACCTCGCAGACGCTGAGATGGATCTGGATGACGTCAGACCGCTCACAAAGGGCACTGACGGACCCAGGGAGCCCAAACTCAGTGTCCTTCACCGACTACAGGGAGGAGTCACATCATCTGAAG ATGACGTGATGGACGTTGATGTAGCAGAGGAGGATAGCGCTCCTTTAAAGAAACAGAAGGTGATGGAAAGATGCAAGTTCTGGCCAGTCTGTAAAAGTGGAGATGAGTGCATGTACCATCACCCTACAACACAGTGCAA gACTTTTCCCAGCTGCAAGTTCGGGGATAAATGCCTTTTTGTCCATCCTAATTGTAAATACGACGCCAGGTGCACCAAGTCTGACTGTCCCTTCACTCACGTCAGCCGCAGGAGCACAGCTGCTCCTCCGCCCAGGCCAG CAGCTCAGCCAGTGCAGGTCACGAGTGTGTGTCGCTTCTACCCAGACTGCAAGAAGATGGAGTGTGCGTTTTATCATCCCAAG CCTTGTCGCTTCGCGGCGCAGTGCAAACGAGTTGGATGTACTTTCTATCACCCGACCACATCTGTGCCTCCGAGACACGCCCTGAagtggacaaaaacacagagcag CTAA